A window from Danio aesculapii chromosome 6, fDanAes4.1, whole genome shotgun sequence encodes these proteins:
- the lrrc15 gene encoding leucine-rich repeat-containing protein 15, whose translation MDLVWCVIIGMFAMNAVASACPENCQCQVTKIVCQGFSVKEIPLTMPPTINTLVISNTSIQSLKPSDFQTFAERLTLFVAKNSNITEVEPHTFDQAFNLNALGFSGTMLTSLPDNLFQNLTALTTLTLSGNKLEVLPSSLLTPLVKMITMDLSKNLLSSLSEDTFRGLNRLEKLMLQRNSIKQLHSSTFQGLSHLSFLFLQQNQLTDIPAGLFDDLVNLEVLHLQDNKIEQLPANLFARVQKLKKLYLSSNRLSLLPSGIFLNLPSLTHISLYENRLSRLMPETFGPMALQELWLYDNLFTHLEENVFSNLTNIRLLVISRNRIQYISPGAFNGLIELEEVSLHTNRLTSIESGIFRGLPKLANISIENNQIQQIPIQLLDGVSRLSLLEMQNNSLQHLPKDFLDTLSIVENVVLHENPWRCDQDIKPFWDWLLQHSEKVKNLTLVMCSSPPSLNGRNVRDLKEDDIMVKQTSTMTTVDTSSQSTPASVTRRPPDSNFTTVSDEKKDQSEGDAAGQGLSKDKLIIIIAIICTAVVVSLISCVLWRKNKRGSENLDRRRKTNSVI comes from the coding sequence ATGGACCTGGTGTGGTGTGTGATTATTGGCATGTTTGCCATGAATGCTGTTGCTTCTGCATGTCCAGAAAACTGCCAGTGCCAAGTGACGAAAATTGTCTGTCAAGGATTTTCAGTGAAAGAAATTCCACTCACCATGCCCCCAACCATCAACACTCTTGTTATCTCCAACACCAGCATTCAATCATTAAAACCATCGGATTTTCAGACTTTTGCTGAGAGGCTTACACTGTTTGTAGCCAAAAATTCTAATATAACGGAGGTGGAACCTCATACATTTGATCAAGCTTTCAATCTCAATGCCTTAGGTTTCAGTGGGACAATGCTAACCTCTCTACCAGACAACCTATTTCAGAATCTAACTGCATTAACAACTTTAACACTGAGTGGCAACAAACTAGAAGTTTTGCCATCATCTCTTCTTACTCCACTTGTAAAAATGATCACTATGGACCTAAGCAAAAACCTTCTCAGCTCTCTGTCAGAAGATACTTTTAGGGGTTTAAACCGCCTAGAAAAGCTCATGTTACAGAGAAACTCAATCAAACAGCTTCACAGCAGCACTTTTCAGGGGCTCAGTCatctcagtttcctgtttctACAGCAAAATCAGTTAACGGATATACCAGCAGGCTTATTTGATGATTTGGTGAACCTTGAGGTATTGCATCTACAAGACAACAAAATCGAGCAATTGCCAGCAAATCTTTTTGCAAGAGTGCAGAAGCTGAAGAAACTCTACCTCTCCAGCAATAGGTTATCATTGCTTCCCAGTGGAATCTTTCTGAATCTTCCCAGCCTTACTCATATTTCACTGTACGAGAACCGACTCAGTAGGCTAATGCCTGAGACTTTTGGTCCAATGGCCCTTCAGGAGCTTTGGCTGTACGACAACTTGTTTACCCACCTCGAGGAGAACGTGTTCAGCAATTTAACCAACATACGTCTTTTGGTGATCAGTAGGAACCGGATTCAGTACATCTCTCCCGGTGCTTTCAATGGCCTTATAGAGCTTGAGGAGGTTTCCCTTCACACCAATCGATTAACCAGTATTGAGTCTGGGATTTTTAGAGGCCTTCCAAAGTTAGCGAATATATCTATAGAGAACAATCAAATACAGCAGATACCCATACAACTGTTAGATGGTGTGTCCCGTTTGTCTCTCCTGGAGATGCAAAACAACTCTCTACAACACTTGCCCAAAGACTTTCTGGACACTTTGTCTATAGTTGAAAATGTTGTTCTTCATGAAAATCCCTGGAGGTGTGATCAGGACATAAAACCTTTTTGGGATTGGCTTTTACAGCATTCAGAGAAAGTGAAGAACCTTACCCTTGTGATGTGCTCTTCTCCCCCATCCCTGAATGGTAGAAATGTTAGAGATCTGAAGGAGGATGACATCATGGTCAAACAAACGTCAACTATGACAACGGTTGATACTTCTTCACAAAGCACACCCGCAAGTGTAACCAGAAGGCCACCAGATTCAAACTTCACAACAGTTTCAGACGAGAAAAAGGACCAAAGTGAAGGTGATGCTGCGGGTCAAGGTCTGTCCAAAGACAAACTCATTATCATAATTGCTATCATTTGTACTGCTGTTGTTGTTAGTCTCATCTCCTGTGTGTTATGGAGGAAGAACAAGCGAGGAAGTGAAAACTTGGACCGTCGAAGAAAGACAAATTCAGTTATTTAG
- the LOC130230151 gene encoding carboxypeptidase N subunit 2, whose amino-acid sequence MTSMDLQSAQVLFFILVHLHWSHTTDICAPGEDCKNKEVFDKSVTTIPENLKDGADEIFFVNSKIDVIPKGAFSKNPQIKKLEFLGTSTESVEVGAFEGLSDISTIEISSTNVTSLPVGVFKDLVNLQRLVLKSNKINILENGLFDDLTQLQELFLHMNEITSIEEGTFDNLENLKLLHLAKNNLNSVSTSLFSKLKSLRIFRLYENVLTAMPDGIFDSLSDLTEIALQGNQISSIQPNLFPHRSKLVKLFLDHNLLTELEQELLVGFIQLKTLTLHNNQLTSLPNVLFGEMPKLTELSLNHNNLTHLPPGVFSPLKRLKKLDLSSNHFSTISGDFFEGLEKLADLNLQNNYIKSLKQEDFDKLPILSILRLEHNKLQNLPGDIFDSHPKLSKLYLNNNPWQCDCNLLPFFKWLKDNKDKVKSRPPLCESPNHLLNQPIHSLEENDLICLTTLPPTTPLLTTTEPMTTTKLTTTTPTAPTMTTTTPTTTTQPTTVPTTTATTTALTTTVPTTTSTTTLQPITAPITTSVPSTASPTTLQPTTTTLKTTSMPTTISTTTLQPTTTTLTTTSEPTTISTTTLKPTTTTQKTTFIPTTTFQPTTTTLKTTSIPTTIPTTTLQSTTTTQKTTTIPTTTFQPTTTTLKTTSLPTTIPTLQPTTTIPTTSTFQTTVATTSVATTMLIPTTITSHKITLPPSTTTRRTTPFLTTANSFTCGSLQTPPSSHTSVHEYSSCKELAIFYTTMLLVEICCTLVLAKFTYSLYCSLEQRERLHNQVKLTHFSYTKSISLRPVEETETIAL is encoded by the exons ATGACCAG CATGGATTTACAAAGTGCACAGGTATTGTTTTTCATACTCGTGCACTTGCACTGGAGCCACACTACAGATATATGTGCAccgggtgaagactgcaaaaatAAAGAAGTGTTTGACAAATCAGTGACAACGATCCCTGAAAATCTGAAAGATGGAGCAgatgaaatattttttgtaaacagTAAGATTGATGTCATACCAAAAGGAGCTTTTTCTAAAAATCCTCAAATAAAAAAACTGGAATTTCTTGGTACTTCGACTGAGTCTGTAGAGGTCGGAGCCTTTGAGGGTTTATCTGATATCTCCACCATTGAGATATCTAGCACAAACGTGACATCATTACCTGTGGGTGTTTTTAAGGATCTCGTCAACCTTCAAAGacttgttttaaaaagcaacaaaatCAACATCCTTGAAAATGGGTTATTTGATGATCTAACCCAGCTCCAAGAATTATTTCTACATATGAATGAGATCACCTCGATCGAGGAGGGGACATTTGACAATTTAGAGAATCTCAAACTTCTTCATCTTGCAAAAAACAACCTCAACTCCGTATCAACATCTCTCTTTTCCAAACTCAAGAGCTTACGCATTTTCAGACTTTATGAGAATGTGCTGACTGCAATGCCTGATGGGATTTTTGATAGTCTTTCTGATCTGACAGAGATAGCCTTGCAAGGCAACCAAATTTCCTCCATACAACCAAATTTGTTTCCACACAGAAGCAAATTAGTAAAACTCTTTTTGGACCATAATCTTTTGACGGAGTTGGAGCAAGAGCTACTTGTAGGTTTCATTCAATTAAAGACTTTAACTCTGCATAACAATCAACTCACCAGTCTTCCCAATGTGCTTTTTGGAGAAATGCCCAAATTGACTGAACTGAGTTTGAACCATAACAATCTCACACACTTACCACCTGGAGTTTTCAGCCCACTTAAGAGGCTCAAAAAGTTAGATCTTTCTTCAAACCATTTCTCGACGATATCTGGAGACTTTTTTGAGGGTCTTGAGAAACTGGCTGATCTGAATCTTCAAAATAACTACATAAAGTCATTAAAACAAGAAGACTTTGACAAACTTCCGATCCTTTCAATACTCAGACTGGAACACAATAAACTACAAAATCTTCCTGGAGATATTTTTGACTCTCATCCAAAACTCAGCAAACTCTACCTGAACAACAACCCATGGCAGTGTGATTGTAACCTGTTGCCATTCTTTAAATGGCTGAAGGACAATAAAGACAAGGTTAAATCAAGACCTCCCCTCTGTGAGTCCCCAAATCATCTGCTAAATCAACCAATCCACTCTTTAGAAGAAAATGATTTAATATGCCTTACAACTTTACCACCTACCACACCTCTCCTTACAACCACCGAGCCCATGACAACAACAAAGTTAACCACCACAACACCAACAGCACCCACAATGACAACCACAACACCTACAACAACTACTCAACCCACAACTGTGCCAACCACCACCGCTACAACTACAGCTTTAACAACAACAGTGCCAACCACCACATCAACAACTACTCTACAACCGATTACTGCACCAATAACAACATCAGTGCCGTCTACAGCATCACCAACTACATTACAACCAACAACTACAACCCTTAAGACTACATCAATGCCAACCACAATATCAACAACAACGCTACAACCAACAACTACAACATTGACAACCACATCAGAGCCAACCACAATATCAACAACTACATTAAAACCAACAACTACAACCCAGAAGACTACATTCATCCCAACAACTACATTTCAACCAACAACTACAACCCTGAAGACTACATCCATCCCAACCACCATTCCAACAACTACATTACAATCAACAACTACAACCCAGAAGACTACAACCATCCCAACAACTACATTTCAACCAACAACTACAACCCTGAAGACTACATCCTTGCCAACAACCATCCCAACACTACAACCAACAACTACAATTCCTACCACATCAACATTTCAAACAACAGTTGCAACAACTTCAGTAGCTACAACCATGTTAATCCCTACCACTATTACAAGTCACAAAATAACCTTACCACCCAGCACAACAACAAGGAGAACCACACCATTTCTGACCACAGCGAATAGTTTCACGTGTGGCTCTCTTCAGACACCTCCATCAAGCCACACTTCTGTCCACGAGTACTCATCATGCAAGGAACTGGCGATATTTTACACTACGATGCTGCTGGTGGAAATATGCTGTACTCTGGTGCTGGCCAAATTCACTTACTCATTATATTGCTCACTGGAGCAAAGGGAGAGACTGCACAACCAAGTCAAGCTGACTCACTTCTCCTATACTAAGTCCATTTCTCTTAGGCCAGTGGAGGAGACAGAGACTATAGCGCTATGA